A genome region from bacterium includes the following:
- a CDS encoding FAD-dependent oxidoreductase: MAGLELIWRPLQIGATTVKHRIMVAPHGQAYGENHAPGDRMIAYFAERARGGAALVGVEATSASRHLSGAQPGGATSGWRLTAYERRTIPAYARLAEAVHAHECGIFVQLSTGGVNDVGRAWTDNWHPVRGPSRVPSPIMNETPVALGKADIDELTGDYGQSAANLHEAGIDGVEIHAAHGYLGMQFISPAFNKRTDAYGGSVANRCRFSIEVAEAIRRRVGDAITVGLRLSFDEFIGDAGVTPELAEECLEVLAATGLFDYFSISCGSWYSLHRTVPPMGSAPEAFLAPYAKRAKAVVGDRAKVFVAGRVLDLATAERVIADGAADMVAMVRAHLADPFLVTKTREGREREIVRCAGTNECMAAPAKGRQVTCVVNPATGRERDWGEGTLRPATEPKRITVVGGGPAGMRVAGVAARRGHEVTLIERGPRLGGHLDLLRRLPTRGNWQVVVDDLATVLDMNGVEVRLGQTATAEGLVAAAPDAVVCATGSTWDRTGFSAARPDRETMPGADGDRVLDVATATLAALDSPEALGAKVLILDDTGTYLPLGLAEVLGEGGVEVEVLSRFPVIGELVAGTQDLPWLLPRLAKLDVRLSPNHFIESIDGRRVDVYETLTRRPRHVAGVDTVVLSMMRSPQDAVFRELSDTGPIPTYCIGDAVAPRSVAEAIYEGEKLGRAL, encoded by the coding sequence ATGGCCGGACTCGAACTGATCTGGCGGCCGCTGCAGATCGGCGCCACCACGGTCAAGCACCGCATCATGGTCGCGCCGCACGGGCAGGCCTACGGCGAGAACCACGCGCCGGGCGACCGCATGATCGCCTACTTCGCCGAGCGGGCCAGGGGAGGCGCAGCGCTTGTGGGCGTCGAGGCGACCTCCGCCAGCCGGCATCTCAGCGGCGCCCAACCCGGCGGGGCCACCTCGGGCTGGCGGCTCACCGCCTACGAGCGACGCACGATCCCCGCCTACGCGCGGCTTGCAGAGGCGGTGCATGCCCACGAGTGCGGGATCTTCGTGCAGCTCAGCACCGGCGGCGTCAACGACGTCGGGCGGGCTTGGACCGACAACTGGCACCCGGTGCGGGGCCCGTCGCGGGTGCCGTCGCCGATCATGAACGAGACACCGGTCGCTCTCGGCAAGGCCGACATCGACGAACTGACCGGCGACTACGGCCAGTCGGCCGCCAACCTTCACGAGGCCGGCATCGACGGCGTGGAGATCCACGCCGCCCACGGCTACCTCGGCATGCAGTTCATCAGCCCCGCCTTCAACAAGCGCACCGATGCCTACGGCGGGTCGGTGGCCAACCGCTGCCGCTTCTCCATCGAAGTAGCCGAGGCGATCCGCCGCCGTGTCGGGGACGCCATCACCGTGGGGTTGCGGCTGTCCTTCGACGAGTTCATCGGCGACGCCGGCGTGACCCCCGAACTGGCGGAGGAGTGCCTCGAGGTCCTGGCCGCCACCGGTCTCTTCGACTACTTCAGCATCTCGTGCGGGAGTTGGTACTCGCTGCACCGCACGGTCCCGCCGATGGGCTCGGCCCCCGAGGCGTTCCTGGCGCCGTACGCCAAGCGCGCCAAAGCGGTGGTGGGTGACCGGGCCAAGGTGTTCGTGGCGGGTCGGGTGCTGGACCTGGCCACCGCCGAGCGGGTGATCGCCGACGGTGCCGCCGACATGGTGGCGATGGTGCGCGCCCACCTCGCCGACCCGTTCCTGGTGACCAAGACGAGGGAGGGCCGCGAGCGGGAGATCGTGCGCTGCGCCGGGACGAACGAGTGCATGGCCGCGCCCGCCAAGGGACGTCAGGTCACCTGCGTCGTCAACCCGGCCACCGGCCGCGAGCGCGACTGGGGCGAGGGCACACTCCGTCCGGCCACCGAGCCGAAACGGATCACCGTCGTGGGCGGCGGACCGGCCGGGATGCGCGTGGCAGGGGTTGCCGCCAGGCGCGGCCACGAGGTCACGCTCATCGAGCGCGGACCGAGGCTCGGTGGCCATCTGGACCTGCTGCGGCGGCTGCCCACCCGGGGCAACTGGCAGGTGGTCGTCGACGATCTGGCGACTGTGCTCGACATGAATGGCGTCGAGGTCCGCCTCGGCCAGACGGCAACGGCCGAGGGGCTGGTCGCCGCAGCGCCCGACGCGGTCGTCTGCGCCACCGGTTCGACGTGGGATCGCACGGGATTCTCAGCCGCCCGCCCCGATCGGGAGACGATGCCGGGAGCCGACGGGGACCGCGTGCTGGACGTCGCAACCGCGACCCTGGCCGCACTCGACTCCCCCGAGGCACTGGGCGCCAAGGTCCTGATCCTCGACGACACCGGCACGTACCTGCCGCTGGGGTTGGCGGAGGTCCTGGGCGAGGGGGGCGTCGAGGTCGAGGTCCTCAGCCGGTTCCCCGTCATCGGCGAGTTGGTGGCGGGCACCCAGGACCTCCCCTGGCTGCTGCCACGCCTGGCGAAGCTCGACGTCCGTCTCTCACCCAACCACTTCATCGAGTCCATCGACGGACGCCGCGTCGACGTCTACGAGACCCTCACCCGCCGGCCGCGGCACGTTGCCGGCGTCGACACGGTCGTGCTCTCGATGATGCGCAGCCCGCAGGACGCCGTGTTCCGGGAACTGAGCGACACCGGTCCGATCCCCACCTACTGCATCGGCGACGCCGTGGCCCCACGCTCGGTTGCCGAGGCCATCTACGAGGGCGAGAAACTCGGCCGCGCCCTATAG
- a CDS encoding response regulator receiver domain has protein sequence MTAISEYFRTALVIDDRVQGYHSPLEELGADETAGLPVEPQPGLVSPPADDATPVHPAELVNAFIAEGIVCGVLQPHDSESDLMALARQGAQIADLLILDWLLFGDDTRTIGMISEVAEANKGRLTVVVIFTGAPRLSAIVDRLTEETDFEETHDFVLRCENTVVLVFGKPGITLVGGEDWRTAPYSDLPARIRDDLEMIVGGLMPQFVFRGVNAVRDSTPRILTNFGSDLDAGGLVHRALLPQADDAGPQFIRLLAGDLERALHDALVGDVWTIDSVAESLTRTTSGGSPSELAERLRRSESVSSDVKALADELLAREAIVSGLPGIGLGDSAVTKAVDDLTAAFGNGEASSETLAVMMSSSDFGQKAPRLELGVVLRDESGSYWLCIQPLCDSVRLKGCRAFPMLRLRPDEQNPEAVIRSPENTLVRIRFDTAPHKLAMPKFKPTCAGAVVAHGQPSDWRFTSVDDAERRATEYRAVTRLRPELASQAVQGLTSAASRAGIDASEWFRRKAGS, from the coding sequence ATGACCGCAATCAGCGAATACTTCCGCACAGCGCTGGTCATAGACGATCGCGTGCAGGGCTACCACAGCCCGCTGGAGGAACTCGGCGCCGACGAGACAGCTGGCCTCCCCGTCGAGCCGCAGCCCGGCCTCGTTTCCCCTCCGGCTGATGACGCAACACCGGTCCACCCAGCGGAGCTTGTCAATGCGTTCATCGCCGAGGGAATCGTGTGCGGTGTCCTCCAGCCACACGATAGTGAGTCCGATCTCATGGCTCTGGCTCGTCAGGGTGCTCAAATTGCCGACCTGCTGATACTCGACTGGCTGCTGTTCGGAGACGACACCAGGACAATCGGGATGATCTCCGAAGTCGCCGAGGCGAACAAGGGTCGTCTGACAGTCGTCGTCATCTTCACCGGAGCGCCACGGCTGAGTGCCATCGTCGACCGCCTCACGGAGGAAACGGACTTCGAGGAGACTCACGACTTCGTACTGCGATGCGAGAACACGGTCGTGCTCGTCTTCGGGAAGCCGGGAATCACGTTGGTCGGCGGCGAGGATTGGAGGACTGCCCCATATAGCGATCTTCCGGCGCGGATACGAGACGACCTTGAGATGATCGTCGGGGGGCTCATGCCTCAGTTCGTTTTTCGCGGCGTCAACGCAGTGCGCGACTCCACTCCGAGGATTCTTACGAACTTCGGGTCCGATCTGGACGCCGGAGGGCTCGTGCACCGAGCTCTGCTGCCGCAAGCCGACGACGCCGGACCCCAGTTCATCCGCCTGCTCGCCGGCGACCTCGAGCGAGCACTGCACGACGCGCTCGTGGGTGACGTCTGGACCATCGATTCTGTGGCTGAGTCACTGACGCGGACAACGAGCGGCGGGAGTCCAAGCGAACTTGCAGAGCGGCTGAGGCGGTCGGAAAGCGTCTCGTCGGACGTGAAGGCCCTTGCTGACGAGCTATTGGCGCGAGAGGCAATCGTCAGTGGCCTGCCGGGAATCGGTTTGGGCGACTCGGCGGTAACCAAGGCGGTCGATGATCTGACGGCCGCGTTCGGTAATGGTGAGGCCTCAAGCGAGACACTCGCCGTCATGATGAGTTCCAGTGACTTCGGCCAGAAAGCGCCACGGCTCGAACTCGGCGTGGTCCTTCGCGATGAGTCCGGCAGCTACTGGCTGTGCATACAGCCTCTGTGCGACAGCGTTCGACTCAAAGGTTGCCGCGCCTTTCCGATGCTGCGACTCCGTCCGGACGAGCAAAACCCGGAAGCCGTGATTCGCTCCCCGGAGAACACACTGGTCCGCATTCGGTTCGACACGGCTCCGCACAAACTTGCCATGCCTAAGTTCAAGCCGACTTGTGCCGGCGCAGTGGTCGCCCACGGCCAACCCTCGGACTGGCGCTTCACATCCGTCGATGACGCCGAGCGCCGAGCGACCGAGTACCGAGCGGTCACCCGACTACGGCCTGAACTGGCATCCCAAGCCGTCCAGGGACTCACATCGGCAGCGTCCCGCGCCGGGATCGACGCCTCCGAGTGGTTCAGGCGGAAAGCTGGCTCCTAG
- a CDS encoding ATP-binding protein, producing the protein MLGRQQIASLPTALSELFKNSYDAYATVAIADFFRSHNVLVVSDDGVGMDRETFEKHWLTIATESKLERGSTSAPPGMRPRVQLGEKGIGRLAIGALGSQVLVVSKRDGHPAVAALVSWKMFELPRVDLDEVPVGLVELDSGDLTAADVGQLKTPIAEAVANFRALDTSASWSHRMDEILAALDAIPDDPYRALPDLEPIRTSGTVFLISPVSEDLPPELESPRAEDASSLERTLHGFTDVWLGSPTTPEFSVDFVDHRYGGDDESLLQPGDFFGTSDFESADHHVLGEFDENGNFLGTIRIFDEEPTDVDIPCPKPLRPRCGCFAFELGVVQGERSESRLEPDAFATMTTRLRQLGGLYVYMDGIRVQPYGRPDVDYLEIEERRTLGAGYYYFSYRRMFGAVSLSTEHNNTLQEKAGREGFTQGRAYSDFRGLLINLFVELAATFFRAESPRVGAYEKGRQRLAREDALRKERDKRAREGRRRLRAQLAGGVQYLNETNFQQETAGIVQTLAAELDTCDRLQPASQRVAAARWALRQLTMSLEFDEPEGFAPTEPMRRDMTTLERGIEEIERSYVRPALETVDDLVATTEKRLAALEADERERREFVEGRISQARSRVSEAQGEAGSALAGLATAVRATLAGLREDFNRQLDAIAVPTTSTSSGWIQDQARFEQAVDALATESRRALIRVVNLVQSSRLVFSSGAPDPTELAAAADAEIVELRAQADAQLELVQLGMALAVVDHEFQATISSIRSDVRRVGAWAKKNPQLVRLYEDLRRDIDHLESYLTLLTPMQRRLRRTPTTIKGSDISRYLDELFRDRLADVGVEIRPSREFQAARLEGYTSTFYPVFINLVDNSLYWIQRDSAGSTQVIELDKRGDTLVYRDSGPGITADIADRVFDFGFTTKPGGSGLGLAIASQVLERAGWSIHLGDRDGGTEFLIRPRIKERERRR; encoded by the coding sequence ATGCTCGGGAGGCAGCAGATCGCGAGCCTGCCGACCGCGCTGAGCGAACTCTTCAAGAACTCCTACGACGCGTATGCCACCGTTGCGATCGCGGACTTCTTCCGATCCCACAACGTGCTCGTCGTGAGCGACGACGGCGTCGGCATGGATCGGGAGACCTTCGAGAAGCACTGGCTCACCATCGCCACCGAGTCGAAGTTGGAACGCGGCTCGACGTCGGCACCGCCGGGAATGCGGCCGAGGGTCCAACTCGGCGAGAAGGGCATCGGGCGTCTCGCCATCGGCGCTCTCGGCAGCCAGGTGCTCGTCGTATCCAAGCGGGACGGTCATCCCGCGGTCGCCGCGCTCGTCAGCTGGAAGATGTTCGAGCTGCCGCGTGTGGACCTGGATGAGGTGCCCGTCGGGCTCGTCGAGTTGGACTCCGGCGACCTCACTGCGGCTGACGTGGGCCAGCTGAAGACACCGATCGCGGAGGCCGTCGCGAACTTCCGTGCGCTGGACACCTCGGCCTCGTGGTCACACCGGATGGACGAGATCCTGGCGGCCCTCGACGCCATACCTGACGATCCCTACCGGGCACTGCCCGATCTGGAACCGATCAGGACGAGCGGCACGGTGTTCCTCATCTCCCCGGTGTCCGAGGACCTACCCCCCGAACTCGAGAGCCCACGAGCAGAGGACGCCTCGTCATTGGAAAGGACGCTGCACGGCTTCACCGACGTGTGGCTCGGGAGCCCGACCACGCCCGAGTTCTCGGTCGACTTCGTCGATCACCGCTACGGCGGCGACGACGAGAGCCTCCTGCAGCCCGGCGACTTCTTCGGCACGTCCGACTTCGAGTCAGCAGATCACCACGTCCTCGGCGAATTCGACGAGAACGGCAATTTCCTGGGAACGATCCGGATCTTCGACGAAGAACCAACCGACGTCGACATCCCGTGTCCGAAACCGTTGCGGCCACGATGCGGGTGCTTCGCGTTCGAACTCGGAGTCGTTCAGGGCGAACGAAGTGAATCGCGACTCGAACCGGACGCGTTCGCGACGATGACAACCCGGCTTCGCCAACTCGGCGGCCTCTACGTCTACATGGACGGCATCCGCGTCCAGCCGTATGGCCGCCCCGACGTGGACTATCTGGAAATCGAGGAACGGCGAACGCTGGGTGCTGGCTACTACTACTTCTCCTACAGGCGGATGTTCGGTGCCGTCAGTCTGTCGACCGAACACAACAACACCCTGCAAGAGAAGGCGGGTAGGGAGGGATTCACCCAGGGTCGCGCATACTCGGACTTCAGGGGTCTACTTATCAACCTCTTCGTGGAACTCGCGGCAACGTTCTTCCGGGCCGAGAGCCCTCGGGTCGGGGCCTACGAGAAGGGCCGGCAGCGGCTCGCGAGGGAGGATGCACTACGCAAGGAACGCGATAAGCGAGCCAGGGAGGGACGGCGAAGACTGCGCGCCCAGCTTGCTGGCGGGGTGCAGTACCTCAACGAGACCAACTTCCAACAGGAGACGGCGGGGATCGTGCAGACGCTCGCGGCGGAACTCGACACTTGTGACCGACTTCAACCCGCCTCTCAGCGTGTTGCCGCTGCGAGGTGGGCACTACGTCAACTCACAATGTCGTTGGAATTCGACGAGCCCGAGGGCTTCGCTCCGACCGAGCCGATGCGCCGGGACATGACGACCCTCGAACGCGGCATCGAGGAGATCGAGAGATCGTACGTCCGGCCGGCCTTGGAGACCGTCGACGACCTGGTCGCGACCACCGAGAAGCGGCTGGCCGCCCTCGAAGCGGACGAGAGGGAACGGCGCGAGTTCGTCGAGGGCCGCATCTCGCAGGCGAGGAGCCGAGTCAGCGAAGCCCAAGGAGAGGCCGGTAGCGCATTGGCGGGACTGGCCACCGCCGTGCGCGCCACTCTGGCGGGACTCCGCGAGGACTTCAACAGGCAACTCGACGCCATAGCCGTGCCAACTACCTCGACCAGCAGCGGATGGATCCAGGATCAGGCCCGGTTCGAGCAGGCAGTGGACGCGTTGGCAACCGAATCCAGGAGAGCGCTCATACGGGTCGTCAACCTCGTCCAATCGAGCAGGCTCGTCTTCAGCAGCGGGGCACCCGATCCCACCGAACTCGCCGCCGCCGCAGACGCCGAGATCGTCGAACTACGCGCCCAAGCGGACGCGCAATTGGAACTCGTGCAACTCGGCATGGCTCTGGCCGTCGTCGACCACGAGTTCCAGGCCACCATCTCCAGTATCCGCAGCGACGTGCGAAGAGTTGGGGCGTGGGCGAAGAAGAACCCGCAACTCGTCAGACTCTACGAAGACCTGCGACGAGACATCGACCATCTCGAGAGTTATCTCACGCTGCTCACGCCAATGCAGCGGCGGCTGCGGCGCACCCCGACGACCATCAAGGGAAGCGACATCTCGCGCTACCTCGACGAGCTATTCCGAGACCGCTTGGCGGACGTGGGCGTCGAGATCCGTCCGAGCCGGGAGTTTCAAGCCGCCAGACTCGAGGGCTACACCTCCACCTTCTATCCGGTGTTCATCAACCTGGTCGACAACAGCCTGTACTGGATCCAGCGAGACTCGGCCGGATCGACCCAGGTCATTGAACTCGACAAGCGCGGCGACACGCTCGTCTACCGAGACAGCGGTCCCGGGATTACGGCGGACATAGCCGACCGGGTGTTCGACTTCGGCTTCACCACCAAGCCCGGCGGAAGCGGCCTCGGTCTGGCAATTGCGAGCCAGGTCCTCGAACGTGCCGGGTGGTCGATCCACCTCGGCGACCGCGATGGCGGCACGGAGTTCCTGATCCGTCCAAGAATTAAGGAGCGAGAGAGGCGCCGATGA
- a CDS encoding DNA cytosine methyltransferase, whose amino-acid sequence MSVDIALADFFSGCGGTTRGFADAGISPMLAVDWDRDAVTTFRMNFPATPVIEQDIREVRVADVGELLQPASESVMLFAGCAPCQPFAGHRQQPLAEDSRSFLLIEFLRFVTALNPELIFVENVPGMQRVSASEGPFADFVEELGRTHHVSYGTVCSADYGVPQTRRRLVLVASRLGPIDLPGPSHGPAAGCSHSTVREWIGSLPPITAGQRESDISSHRSMRLSKLNLERIRATPEGGDRRDWPARLWSDCHRDGFKGHTDVYGRLNWDKPAPALTTRCISYSNGRFGHPSQDRALSAREAARLQTFPTSFEFAGSLTSQARQIGNAVPVVLARHFGRHLVEHVAQARRVAEDDSRDEDSPGASVSGPLMHAAA is encoded by the coding sequence ATGAGCGTCGATATCGCCCTCGCGGACTTCTTCTCCGGCTGTGGAGGCACGACGCGTGGATTCGCCGACGCGGGCATCTCCCCGATGCTGGCAGTCGACTGGGATCGCGACGCGGTGACGACCTTCCGGATGAACTTCCCGGCCACACCTGTCATCGAGCAAGACATCCGTGAAGTACGCGTCGCCGACGTGGGCGAGTTGCTGCAGCCGGCATCGGAATCGGTCATGCTCTTCGCGGGGTGCGCCCCGTGCCAGCCGTTCGCCGGACACCGGCAGCAGCCGTTGGCCGAAGACAGCCGATCGTTCCTGCTGATCGAGTTCCTCCGGTTCGTGACGGCCCTCAACCCCGAGTTGATCTTCGTGGAGAACGTGCCCGGAATGCAGCGGGTATCAGCTTCGGAGGGTCCGTTCGCCGACTTCGTGGAGGAGTTGGGCAGGACGCACCACGTGAGCTACGGCACCGTCTGCAGTGCCGACTACGGCGTGCCCCAGACGAGACGCCGGCTCGTGCTCGTGGCCAGCCGCCTCGGACCGATCGATCTGCCGGGTCCCTCTCACGGCCCGGCAGCCGGATGCTCGCACTCGACGGTGAGGGAGTGGATCGGTTCGCTTCCTCCGATCACGGCCGGGCAGAGGGAGTCCGACATCAGCAGCCATCGATCCATGAGGCTCTCGAAGTTGAACCTCGAGCGGATCCGGGCGACGCCGGAGGGCGGCGACCGCCGGGACTGGCCAGCACGACTCTGGTCCGACTGCCATCGAGACGGCTTCAAAGGTCACACCGACGTATACGGCCGACTCAACTGGGACAAGCCGGCACCGGCGCTGACCACGAGGTGCATCAGCTACAGCAACGGGCGCTTCGGCCACCCATCCCAGGATCGGGCACTCAGCGCTCGGGAGGCAGCGCGACTACAGACCTTCCCCACCTCATTCGAGTTCGCCGGAAGCCTGACCTCCCAGGCCAGGCAGATCGGCAATGCGGTACCGGTCGTCCTCGCGCGGCACTTCGGGCGGCACCTAGTGGAGCACGTCGCACAGGCCCGACGTGTGGCCGAGGACGACTCCAGGGACGAGGACTCTCCCGGCGCTTCCGTCTCGGGGCCGCTGATGCACGCCGCAGCATGA
- a CDS encoding very short patch repair endonuclease — protein MIDSRTRAPASSRMSRQRTRDTEPELVLRRALHRRGMRYRVGYPVPGNPQRSIDIAFVGIRLAVFVDGCFWHGCPTHATWPMTNSQWWRDKIEMNRTRDADTDRLLREHGWESLRLWEHEIATAADRVQVAHTRRRLELQR, from the coding sequence GTGATCGACAGTCGCACCAGAGCACCCGCCTCGTCACGGATGTCGCGGCAGCGCACCCGCGACACTGAGCCCGAGTTGGTGCTTCGACGCGCACTCCATCGCCGCGGCATGCGCTATCGAGTGGGATACCCGGTTCCAGGTAACCCCCAGAGGTCAATCGACATCGCGTTCGTCGGGATCCGGCTCGCTGTCTTCGTGGATGGCTGCTTCTGGCACGGCTGCCCGACACATGCGACATGGCCGATGACCAACTCGCAGTGGTGGCGGGACAAGATCGAGATGAACCGTACACGCGACGCGGACACCGATCGCCTCCTCCGAGAGCACGGCTGGGAGTCCCTGCGCCTGTGGGAGCACGAGATTGCAACCGCTGCCGACCGCGTGCAGGTGGCGCACACTCGGCGCCGACTGGAACTCCAGCGGTGA
- a CDS encoding restriction endonuclease subunit S, with protein sequence MNATASKSQLKSFRLIPGDVIITKDSETPDDIGVAAYVERSSDNLVCGYHLAIIRPNPDLIDGRYLYWSMCSADVARQLSSSATGITRFGLRIDAIADVEIEIPSLTVQREIADHLDAQTTRIDASIDELQTQIELSREYRHVLITDAIAGEPPSASDPG encoded by the coding sequence ATGAACGCGACCGCCAGCAAGAGCCAATTGAAGTCATTTCGCCTCATACCTGGTGACGTTATCATTACAAAGGATTCGGAGACACCTGATGATATCGGAGTCGCCGCATATGTTGAGAGATCATCGGACAATCTCGTGTGTGGGTATCACCTAGCTATTATCCGTCCGAACCCGGATCTTATCGATGGCAGATACCTCTATTGGTCGATGTGTTCTGCCGATGTAGCTCGACAGCTGTCGTCTAGTGCAACTGGGATTACGCGGTTCGGGCTTCGAATTGATGCAATTGCGGACGTAGAGATTGAGATCCCATCACTGACAGTACAGCGCGAGATTGCGGATCACCTCGATGCGCAGACGACTCGAATCGATGCCTCTATCGATGAATTGCAGACACAAATCGAACTCTCGCGCGAATACCGGCATGTACTAATCACAGATGCGATAGCTGGCGAACCGCCGAGCGCGAGTGATCCGGGATGA